A genomic window from Fusarium verticillioides 7600 chromosome 5, whole genome shotgun sequence includes:
- a CDS encoding glycerophosphoryl diester phosphodiesterase, which produces MQAPQLDDDPAELMAAIARDLDAVQAPVPWDQRIILGCWNASFLQAARSQLPTYPLAHISTSLLYSHHFLRVPNLGFNLNHKTLIGPSGRLFLRELGKTDKLLMTWTVNEPRHMEWCIRQNLCHPRRRNGKIEGPALIDGVITDNPGLYLEMCERFENEMDGKFARPKLALTERIRKKAETVAVVILTETLMMAYHVLRRMQGKFDFLRDRQSLDK; this is translated from the exons ATGCAGGCCCCCCAGCTGGACGATGACCCGGCAGAGTTGATGGCTGCAATTGCGAGGGATTTAGACGCCGTCCAGGCACCTGTGCCATGGGATCAACGTATTATTCTGGGATGCTGGAAT GCATCATTCCTACAGGCTGCGCGTAGTCAACTTCCAACCTATCCATTGGCCCATATCAGCACCTCCCTCTTATATTCGCACCACTTTCTGCGCGTACCCAACCTCGGCTTCAATCTCAACCACAAGACTCTCATCGGTCCATCAGGAAGACTCTTCTTACGCGAACTTGGAAAGACTGATAAGCTTCTTATGACGTGGACTGTCAACGAACCTCGCCACATGGAATGGTGTATCCGTCAGAATCTGTGTCATCCACGGCGCCGCAATGGAAAGATCGAGGGGCCTGCCTTGATAGATGGTGTCATTACTGACAATCCTGGTTTGTACCTCGAGATGTGCGAAAGGTTCGAGAACGAGATGGATGGCAAGTTCGCCAGACCAAAGCTGGCTCTCACTGAAAGGATAaggaagaaggctgagacgGTAGCCGTCGTTATCCTGACGGAGACTCTGATGATGGCTTACCATGTTCTCAGAAGGATGCAGGGCAAGTTTGATTTTCTTCGAGACCGCCAGAGCTTGGACAAATAG
- a CDS encoding glycerophosphoryl diester phosphodiesterase — MLSIYITTWLTCLASPCLGSARLTLEQDASLKRCFGIEARIGECSWEYLSTLRTVAEPHEPMPRLKDFLQWLIRPELQDIWVVLDIKLDDDPAELMAAIARDLDAVQAPVPWDQRIILGCWNASFLQAARSQLPTYPLAHISTSLLYSHHFLRVPNLGFNLNHKTLIGPSGRLFLRELGKTDKLLMTWTVNEPRHMEWCIRQNLCHPRRRNGKIEGPALIDGVITDNPGLYLEMCERFENEMDGKFARPKLALTERIRKKAETVAVVILTETLMMAYHVLRRMQGKFDFLRDRQSLDK; from the exons ATGCTAAGTATCTACATCACAACTTGGCTTACTTGCCTTGCCTCGCCTTGCCTTGGCTCGGCTCGTCTGACACTTGAGCAGGATGCATCCCTCAAACGCTGCTTTGGCATTGAGGCTCGCATTGGAGAGTGCTCGTGGGAGTATCTCAGCACTCTACGCACAGTAGCCGAGCCTCATGAACCTATGCCGCGGCTCAAAGACTTCCTTCAGTGGTTAATTCGGCCGGAATTGCAAGACATTTGGGTGGTTTTAGATATCAAG CTGGACGATGACCCGGCAGAGTTGATGGCTGCAATTGCGAGGGATTTAGACGCCGTCCAGGCACCTGTGCCATGGGATCAACGTATTATTCTGGGATGCTGGAAT GCATCATTCCTACAGGCTGCGCGTAGTCAACTTCCAACCTATCCATTGGCCCATATCAGCACCTCCCTCTTATATTCGCACCACTTTCTGCGCGTACCCAACCTCGGCTTCAATCTCAACCACAAGACTCTCATCGGTCCATCAGGAAGACTCTTCTTACGCGAACTTGGAAAGACTGATAAGCTTCTTATGACGTGGACTGTCAACGAACCTCGCCACATGGAATGGTGTATCCGTCAGAATCTGTGTCATCCACGGCGCCGCAATGGAAAGATCGAGGGGCCTGCCTTGATAGATGGTGTCATTACTGACAATCCTGGTTTGTACCTCGAGATGTGCGAAAGGTTCGAGAACGAGATGGATGGCAAGTTCGCCAGACCAAAGCTGGCTCTCACTGAAAGGATAaggaagaaggctgagacgGTAGCCGTCGTTATCCTGACGGAGACTCTGATGATGGCTTACCATGTTCTCAGAAGGATGCAGGGCAAGTTTGATTTTCTTCGAGACCGCCAGAGCTTGGACAAATAG
- a CDS encoding glycerophosphoryl diester phosphodiesterase yields MAAFRGAVKAGAHAIETDIHISADGVAVISHDASLKRCFGIEARIGECSWEYLSTLRTVAEPHEPMPRLKDFLQWLIRPELQDIWVVLDIKLDDDPAELMAAIARDLDAVQAPVPWDQRIILGCWNASFLQAARSQLPTYPLAHISTSLLYSHHFLRVPNLGFNLNHKTLIGPSGRLFLRELGKTDKLLMTWTVNEPRHMEWCIRQNLCHPRRRNGKIEGPALIDGVITDNPGLYLEMCERFENEMDGKFARPKLALTERIRKKAETVAVVILTETLMMAYHVLRRMQGKFDFLRDRQSLDK; encoded by the exons ATGGCCGCCTTCCGAGGTGCAGTCAAAGCTGGCGCTCATGCGATAGAGACCGATATTCATATCTCGGCCGATGGCGTTGCTGTGATATCACAT GATGCATCCCTCAAACGCTGCTTTGGCATTGAGGCTCGCATTGGAGAGTGCTCGTGGGAGTATCTCAGCACTCTACGCACAGTAGCCGAGCCTCATGAACCTATGCCGCGGCTCAAAGACTTCCTTCAGTGGTTAATTCGGCCGGAATTGCAAGACATTTGGGTGGTTTTAGATATCAAG CTGGACGATGACCCGGCAGAGTTGATGGCTGCAATTGCGAGGGATTTAGACGCCGTCCAGGCACCTGTGCCATGGGATCAACGTATTATTCTGGGATGCTGGAAT GCATCATTCCTACAGGCTGCGCGTAGTCAACTTCCAACCTATCCATTGGCCCATATCAGCACCTCCCTCTTATATTCGCACCACTTTCTGCGCGTACCCAACCTCGGCTTCAATCTCAACCACAAGACTCTCATCGGTCCATCAGGAAGACTCTTCTTACGCGAACTTGGAAAGACTGATAAGCTTCTTATGACGTGGACTGTCAACGAACCTCGCCACATGGAATGGTGTATCCGTCAGAATCTGTGTCATCCACGGCGCCGCAATGGAAAGATCGAGGGGCCTGCCTTGATAGATGGTGTCATTACTGACAATCCTGGTTTGTACCTCGAGATGTGCGAAAGGTTCGAGAACGAGATGGATGGCAAGTTCGCCAGACCAAAGCTGGCTCTCACTGAAAGGATAaggaagaaggctgagacgGTAGCCGTCGTTATCCTGACGGAGACTCTGATGATGGCTTACCATGTTCTCAGAAGGATGCAGGGCAAGTTTGATTTTCTTCGAGACCGCCAGAGCTTGGACAAATAG
- a CDS encoding glycerophosphoryl diester phosphodiesterase, with protein sequence MGSTYYSGMLECKLQCLPKLTPLAQFLHFHIGALMMLHAADMLQQASFLQAARSQLPTYPLAHISTSLLYSHHFLRVPNLGFNLNHKTLIGPSGRLFLRELGKTDKLLMTWTVNEPRHMEWCIRQNLCHPRRRNGKIEGPALIDGVITDNPGLYLEMCERFENEMDGKFARPKLALTERIRKKAETVAVVILTETLMMAYHVLRRMQGKFDFLRDRQSLDK encoded by the coding sequence ATGGGATCAACGTATTATTCTGGGATGCTGGAATGTAAGCTGCAGTGCCTACCTAAGCTGACACCCTTGGCACAGTTTCTACACTTTCACATAGGcgccttgatgatgttgcatGCAGCTGACATGCTTCAACAGGCATCATTCCTACAGGCTGCGCGTAGTCAACTTCCAACCTATCCATTGGCCCATATCAGCACCTCCCTCTTATATTCGCACCACTTTCTGCGCGTACCCAACCTCGGCTTCAATCTCAACCACAAGACTCTCATCGGTCCATCAGGAAGACTCTTCTTACGCGAACTTGGAAAGACTGATAAGCTTCTTATGACGTGGACTGTCAACGAACCTCGCCACATGGAATGGTGTATCCGTCAGAATCTGTGTCATCCACGGCGCCGCAATGGAAAGATCGAGGGGCCTGCCTTGATAGATGGTGTCATTACTGACAATCCTGGTTTGTACCTCGAGATGTGCGAAAGGTTCGAGAACGAGATGGATGGCAAGTTCGCCAGACCAAAGCTGGCTCTCACTGAAAGGATAaggaagaaggctgagacgGTAGCCGTCGTTATCCTGACGGAGACTCTGATGATGGCTTACCATGTTCTCAGAAGGATGCAGGGCAAGTTTGATTTTCTTCGAGACCGCCAGAGCTTGGACAAATAG
- a CDS encoding ubiquinone biosynthesis monooxygenase Coq7, producing the protein MSLSRTFAKPLRSLLVRSTPSLYKPCVRTITTAPASDSTSGSPKKLKALTQEQRDFLDSALRVNQAGELAAVLIYAAQSPILLRSKPHLRKLMAHMYDQEDGHFKTFNDLIHKHRIRPTALYPLWSVMATGLGWSTAMLGYEAAMACTEAVETEIGGHYNEQIRTLLEMVTQWEAEGYEVGEELSDLVKTLRVIRDEELEHLDHAVAHDAQKAEPHWLLTGVIRAGCRGAIWVSEKV; encoded by the exons ATGTCTTTATCCAGGACTTTTGCCAAGCCTTTGCGCTCTCTCCTCGTGCGATCAACACCTAGTCTTTACAAGCCATGTGTTCGCACCATCACCACGGCTCCAGCCTCAGACTCAACATCTGGGTCTCCCAAGAAACTCAAAGCACTCACCCAGGAGCAACGTGATTTTCTTGACTCAGCT CTTCGTGTCAACCAAGCTGGTGAACTTGCTGCAGTCCTCATTTATGCTGCCCAGTCACCCATCCTTCTTCGATCAAAGCCTCATCTTCGCAAGCTGATGGCGCATATGtatgatcaagaagacggTCACTTTAAGACCTTCAATGACCTCATTCACAAGCATCGCATTCGCCCTACTGCTCTGTACCCTTTGTGGTCCGTCATGGCTACCGGTCTGGGCTGGTCTACTGCTATGCTCGGTTACGAAGCTGCGATGGCTTGTACAGAAGCTGTCGAGACAGAGATTGGTGGCCACTATAACGAACAAATTCGGACATTGTTGGAAATGGTTACGCAATGGGAAGCCGAGGGCTACGAAGTGGGCGAGGAGCTATCAGATCTCGTCAAAACTCTCAGAGTGATACGAGACGAAGAACTGGAGCATCTCGATCATGCGGTAGCGCATGATGCACAAAAGGCAGAACCTCATTGGCTTCTCACTGGCGTCATCCGCGCAGGTTGCCGAGGTGCTATCTGGGTAAGCGAAAAGGTTTGA
- a CDS encoding glycerophosphoryl diester phosphodiesterase yields MTWTLLNKKACSIRRSVWSFQSFHWQGPYCAAKSSSTWLNRLPQTSTMEAERQSLIKNNAQPGPVPQAPWAAARPSPRDPSRRLPQAIAHRGAKLDWPENTMAAFRGAVKAGAHAIETDIHISADGVAVISHDASLKRCFGIEARIGECSWEYLSTLRTVAEPHEPMPRLKDFLQWLIRPELQDIWVVLDIKLDDDPAELMAAIARDLDAVQAPVPWDQRIILGCWNASFLQAARSQLPTYPLAHISTSLLYSHHFLRVPNLGFNLNHKTLIGPSGRLFLRELGKTDKLLMTWTVNEPRHMEWCIRQNLCHPRRRNGKIEGPALIDGVITDNPGLYLEMCERFENEMDGKFARPKLALTERIRKKAETVAVVILTETLMMAYHVLRRMQGKFDFLRDRQSLDK; encoded by the exons ATGACCTGGACTCTTCTGAATAAGAAAGCGTGTAGTATTCGTCGATCTGTTTGGTCATTTCAGTCATTCCATTGGCAGGGTCCCTATTGCGCTGCTAAATCCTCATCAACTTGGCTTAATCGGCTTCCACAAACATCAACGATGGAGGCGGAGCGACAGTCTTTAATCAAGAACAACGCCCAACCAGGGCCTGTTCCCCAAG CGCCATGGGCCGCCGCCAGACCGTCACCACgagatccttctcggcgACTCCCACAAGCAATTGCTCATCGCGGCGCAAAGCTTGATTGGCCTGAAAACACCATGGCCGCCTTCCGAGGTGCAGTCAAAGCTGGCGCTCATGCGATAGAGACCGATATTCATATCTCGGCCGATGGCGTTGCTGTGATATCACAT GATGCATCCCTCAAACGCTGCTTTGGCATTGAGGCTCGCATTGGAGAGTGCTCGTGGGAGTATCTCAGCACTCTACGCACAGTAGCCGAGCCTCATGAACCTATGCCGCGGCTCAAAGACTTCCTTCAGTGGTTAATTCGGCCGGAATTGCAAGACATTTGGGTGGTTTTAGATATCAAG CTGGACGATGACCCGGCAGAGTTGATGGCTGCAATTGCGAGGGATTTAGACGCCGTCCAGGCACCTGTGCCATGGGATCAACGTATTATTCTGGGATGCTGGAAT GCATCATTCCTACAGGCTGCGCGTAGTCAACTTCCAACCTATCCATTGGCCCATATCAGCACCTCCCTCTTATATTCGCACCACTTTCTGCGCGTACCCAACCTCGGCTTCAATCTCAACCACAAGACTCTCATCGGTCCATCAGGAAGACTCTTCTTACGCGAACTTGGAAAGACTGATAAGCTTCTTATGACGTGGACTGTCAACGAACCTCGCCACATGGAATGGTGTATCCGTCAGAATCTGTGTCATCCACGGCGCCGCAATGGAAAGATCGAGGGGCCTGCCTTGATAGATGGTGTCATTACTGACAATCCTGGTTTGTACCTCGAGATGTGCGAAAGGTTCGAGAACGAGATGGATGGCAAGTTCGCCAGACCAAAGCTGGCTCTCACTGAAAGGATAaggaagaaggctgagacgGTAGCCGTCGTTATCCTGACGGAGACTCTGATGATGGCTTACCATGTTCTCAGAAGGATGCAGGGCAAGTTTGATTTTCTTCGAGACCGCCAGAGCTTGGACAAATAG